One genomic segment of Vibrio penaeicida includes these proteins:
- a CDS encoding porin family protein yields the protein MKILNRTAVAWLAMVLPCTAFSAGFENSAFIVKGGTSSFNDTDTKDAFSGSAVGIELFNLQQAPIFSAILGGGYLSHTRQDASKGEDALKIADTSLGFALGIGFTENVSVYGKLGLSYLETDIKNYRSADLGHKVYGLGLNSGVGVMYHLGQLSLGAEFIRNDITQNNSSSVDYLNGTYSNWYITAGYAF from the coding sequence ATGAAAATCCTTAATAGAACCGCTGTCGCATGGCTTGCGATGGTATTACCTTGCACTGCATTTTCCGCGGGTTTTGAAAACAGTGCATTCATAGTGAAGGGCGGCACATCAAGTTTTAACGATACCGACACCAAAGACGCATTCAGCGGTTCGGCGGTCGGAATTGAGCTGTTCAATTTACAACAAGCACCTATCTTTAGCGCCATTCTTGGAGGTGGGTATTTATCTCATACCCGCCAAGATGCCTCAAAAGGTGAAGACGCATTAAAAATTGCGGATACGTCCTTGGGTTTTGCGCTTGGTATTGGCTTTACAGAAAATGTATCGGTCTACGGCAAGCTTGGTCTGAGCTACCTCGAAACGGACATCAAAAACTACCGCTCTGCCGATTTAGGGCATAAAGTTTATGGCTTAGGTTTGAATTCTGGTGTTGGTGTCATGTATCACTTAGGGCAATTGAGTCTAGGTGCCGAATTTATTCGCAATGATATTACCCAAAACAATTCTTCATCTGTCGACTACTTGAACGGGACCTATTCCAACTGGTATATCACAGCTGGATACGCGTTTTAG
- a CDS encoding energy-coupling factor transporter transmembrane component T family protein — protein sequence MNNATKMNFGINYINTGSPLHQLNGITKLVIFAAWVTVVLTTFDLRVLLPMIASGILLLKVSRVPFRVYRPLFIATVSVLSLNAVFMYLLAPRQGTELIGSEHLLLPLWGNYSLSQETLYYLITVTLKYFSMFPIALVFVFTTHPTEFAASLNRIGVPYKIAYAVSLTLRYLPEVKKDFVNIMHAQQARGLDLSKNAPLFQRIRNIAHILGPLIFSSLDRADTISNAMTLRGFGRNKSRTWYSSKPLTTIDKRVMSAVMIIVCLAFVKRYLEPTLFWYPF from the coding sequence ATGAACAACGCCACAAAAATGAATTTTGGTATCAATTACATTAATACAGGCTCGCCTCTTCACCAATTGAATGGGATTACCAAACTCGTAATATTTGCTGCTTGGGTGACCGTTGTTCTGACGACATTTGATTTACGCGTTTTGCTCCCAATGATTGCATCAGGGATACTGCTGTTAAAAGTAAGCCGAGTTCCTTTTCGAGTTTATCGCCCACTGTTTATCGCCACGGTAAGCGTGCTCTCGCTCAATGCTGTCTTTATGTACCTTCTCGCGCCGAGGCAAGGCACAGAACTCATTGGCAGTGAACACCTCTTACTGCCATTGTGGGGCAACTATTCCCTATCACAAGAGACACTGTATTACCTTATAACAGTGACACTAAAATACTTCAGTATGTTCCCAATTGCTTTGGTCTTTGTGTTTACCACCCATCCAACCGAATTTGCAGCCAGCTTAAATCGCATTGGTGTTCCTTATAAAATTGCTTATGCGGTAAGCCTAACACTGCGTTACTTACCTGAAGTAAAGAAAGACTTTGTCAACATCATGCATGCTCAACAAGCTAGGGGGCTTGATCTATCAAAGAATGCTCCGTTATTTCAAAGAATTCGAAATATAGCTCACATTCTCGGTCCGCTTATTTTTTCTAGCCTAGACCGTGCCGATACCATTTCAAACGCCATGACGCTCCGAGGTTTTGGCAGAAACAAATCCCGAACTTGGTACAGTTCAAAACCTCTTACGACGATAGATAAAAGGGTAATGTCTGCCGTAATGATCATCGTCTGTTTAGCGTTTGTGAAGCGATACCTAGAACCCACCCTATTCTGGTACCCATTTTAG